The Brachyspira hyodysenteriae ATCC 27164 genome includes a window with the following:
- a CDS encoding alpha/beta hydrolase — protein sequence MIVYIIFAIIAVIVLSLIIIANHFVNKLLIKTNKKLFERKESSKEESEEKKRIKEQRRIWFESSQKDVYTTSSDNLKLHAHLINNNSNVYVIIVHPYEARGSYMKYFIEKFYNIGFNILAIDLRTHGESEGKIYSLGYLERLDVLAWIKYINDNYNNSQIILYGISMGANAVMMCCNEDNTNNVKAIIEDAGFTNAYEQLKRRLDMAYKFSFLPIVEATSLMAKIRLGFSFKYIDVKKRVAMSKIPILFIHGDKDELVDYNMVNKLYDACSSEKEKLIIKDGHHISAVFSNENLYWNTIKNFISKYIS from the coding sequence ATGATTGTTTATATAATATTTGCTATAATAGCTGTAATTGTACTATCATTGATAATAATAGCTAATCACTTTGTTAATAAACTTCTAATAAAAACAAATAAAAAACTATTTGAAAGAAAAGAAAGCAGTAAGGAAGAAAGCGAAGAAAAAAAACGTATAAAAGAACAAAGAAGAATATGGTTTGAAAGCTCTCAAAAAGATGTTTATACAACTTCAAGCGATAATTTAAAATTGCATGCTCATCTTATAAATAATAACAGCAATGTATATGTTATAATAGTTCACCCATATGAAGCAAGAGGCTCTTATATGAAATATTTTATAGAAAAGTTTTATAATATTGGATTTAATATACTAGCAATAGATTTAAGAACTCATGGAGAAAGCGAAGGAAAAATATATTCTTTGGGATATTTAGAGAGATTAGATGTACTTGCTTGGATAAAATATATAAATGATAATTATAATAATAGTCAAATAATTCTTTACGGAATTTCCATGGGAGCAAATGCTGTTATGATGTGCTGTAATGAGGATAACACAAATAATGTAAAGGCAATAATAGAAGATGCTGGATTTACAAATGCTTATGAGCAATTAAAAAGAAGATTAGATATGGCATATAAATTTTCTTTTCTTCCAATAGTTGAAGCAACATCATTAATGGCAAAAATAAGATTAGGTTTTTCATTCAAATATATTGATGTAAAAAAAAGAGTGGCAATGTCAAAAATACCTATTCTTTTTATACATGGTGATAAAGATGAGCTTGTAGATTATAATATGGTTAATAAACTTTATGATGCATGTTCATCTGAAAAAGAAAAACTCATTATAAAAGATGGTCATCATATATCTGCTGTTTTCAGTAATGAAAATTTATATTGGAATACAATAAAAAATTTTATAAGTAAATATATT